From Clostridiales bacterium, a single genomic window includes:
- a CDS encoding GntR family transcriptional regulator, protein MILRIEMTSDTPIYQQIRNKIVFGVARGYIKPGDSLPTVRQLANDIGVNPMTVNKAYALLKKEGIIVIERRHGAKISDCRTGGNAFESDFDRRVELLVSEARMKGASKQDIKKHISDLIDTVYD, encoded by the coding sequence TTGATATTAAGGATAGAAATGACCAGCGACACACCGATTTATCAGCAAATCCGCAATAAAATCGTGTTTGGCGTTGCCAGAGGATATATTAAGCCGGGCGATTCATTGCCTACTGTCCGCCAACTGGCTAATGATATTGGTGTGAATCCGATGACTGTAAATAAAGCATATGCTCTTCTAAAAAAAGAAGGGATTATCGTGATTGAACGGAGGCATGGCGCTAAGATCAGCGATTGCCGAACAGGGGGAAATGCTTTTGAATCTGATTTTGACAGGCGGGTGGAACTTTTAGTTTCAGAAGCGCGTATGAAAGGTGCTTCAAAGCAAGATATCAAAAAACATATTTCAGATTTGATCGACACAGTTTACGACTAA
- a CDS encoding GNAT family N-acetyltransferase, translated as MSIIRSHDITLYGGNDTYNIVLKPLSDKYLPYLYRWCADPDVLYWTEDGTNNVELSYNPETVHEIYGGVSQNALCFLIEVNGVPIGDCWLQKMNLPYVLAMYDNTTDVRRIDMSIGEKSYWNRGIGTLFIGMMIDYAFNGEHADVLHCLCGDYNIRSRRMWEKHGFKLALTENLPQPQNGKYQYHYTLSRREYIQKRRFTPPQNEIFKMPIKALQPTQLYISQGKLRLVREWFDPSDPARFDPIPVKKLNGRTIMTDGHTRVIAAYLAGWDSVPVYWDTDELDMEAYALDVKWCDEEKIHSPAKLAERIVPHKDYEELWYRRCMENLNPANECSK; from the coding sequence ATGAGTATCATAAGATCACATGATATAACTCTTTACGGAGGCAATGACACATACAATATTGTTCTGAAGCCTCTTTCTGATAAATATTTGCCGTATTTATACAGGTGGTGTGCCGACCCTGATGTCCTTTATTGGACTGAAGACGGCACAAACAATGTGGAACTTTCATACAATCCGGAAACTGTTCATGAAATCTACGGGGGAGTATCTCAAAACGCCCTTTGCTTTCTTATTGAAGTAAATGGTGTGCCAATCGGTGATTGCTGGCTGCAAAAAATGAATTTGCCATATGTACTCGCCATGTATGACAATACCACCGATGTTCGGCGCATAGATATGAGCATTGGGGAAAAGTCATATTGGAATAGGGGCATCGGTACACTGTTCATCGGCATGATGATCGACTATGCATTTAACGGCGAACATGCGGATGTACTGCACTGCCTTTGTGGAGACTACAATATCAGGAGCCGCCGCATGTGGGAAAAGCACGGCTTCAAATTGGCCTTGACTGAGAATTTGCCGCAACCCCAAAATGGAAAATATCAATATCACTATACACTGTCACGCCGGGAGTACATTCAAAAGCGGCGATTTACACCTCCGCAAAACGAGATATTCAAAATGCCGATAAAAGCGCTTCAGCCGACCCAGCTTTATATAAGTCAGGGTAAACTGCGTCTGGTGCGCGAATGGTTTGATCCGTCTGATCCAGCACGTTTTGATCCGATCCCGGTTAAAAAACTGAACGGCCGAACTATAATGACCGACGGGCACACAAGAGTGATTGCCGCGTACCTTGCCGGCTGGGATAGCGTCCCTGTTTATTGGGATACCGACGAACTCGACATGGAGGCATATGCACTGGATGTCAAATGGTGTGATGAAGAAAAAATCCATAGCCCTGCCAAACTCGCGGAACGTATCGTTCCCCACAAGGACTATGAAGAGCTTTGGTATAGAAGGTGTATGGAAAACTTGAATCCGGCGAATGAGTGTTCAAAATAA